In Kitasatospora sp. NBC_00240, the following are encoded in one genomic region:
- a CDS encoding MerR family transcriptional regulator encodes MADTLSPAEVVERSGFSIDTLRYYERIGLLDRIDRTVGGRRQFNESHLDWLGVLRCLRDTGMPIAEMQRYADSARGGDATLAERLELLTEHAARVERTIAELRRQQQHLAEKIAWYQAQIHIRPGE; translated from the coding sequence ATGGCGGACACACTCTCCCCCGCTGAGGTCGTGGAACGGTCCGGCTTCAGCATCGACACCCTGCGCTACTACGAGCGCATCGGCCTGCTCGACCGGATCGACCGAACCGTGGGCGGCAGGCGGCAGTTCAACGAGAGCCACCTCGACTGGCTGGGTGTGCTGCGCTGCCTGCGGGACACCGGCATGCCCATCGCCGAGATGCAGCGCTACGCCGACTCCGCCCGCGGGGGCGACGCCACGCTCGCGGAGCGGCTGGAGCTGCTCACCGAGCACGCCGCCCGCGTGGAGCGGACCATCGCCGAACTTCGGCGCCAGCAGCAGCACTTGGCAGAGAAGATCGCCTGGTACCAGGCGCAGATCCACATCCGACCGGGAGAATGA
- a CDS encoding aldo/keto reductase: MNRTLGSTGIEVSAIGVGCWAIGGPLHAGAEQFGWGAVDDDESTAALHRAFDLGATFFDTASNYGAGHSEKVLGRAFAGRRDQVVIATKWGNTFDETTGEATGQDATPAYLRTAVEGSLRRLGTDYLDLYQFHISDAPLATALDLVDTLEELVEAGKIRAYAWSTDDAANAAGFAEAAPGCAAIQHDCSVLNPAPEMVAVVEASGLASVARGPLAMGLLSGKYHGGRRVASDDVRAQGHRWIPYFGQDGAGDPEWLSRIDAVREVLTGNGRTLAQGALAWLLARTDAVIPIPGCRTVAQVEDNLGTLAHGPLPAVEFAEVEALLR, from the coding sequence ATGAACCGCACTCTGGGCAGCACCGGCATCGAGGTCAGCGCGATAGGCGTGGGCTGCTGGGCCATCGGCGGCCCGCTGCACGCCGGCGCGGAGCAGTTCGGCTGGGGCGCGGTGGACGACGACGAGTCGACCGCAGCCCTCCACCGAGCCTTCGACCTGGGCGCGACCTTCTTCGACACCGCCTCCAACTACGGGGCGGGACACAGCGAGAAGGTCCTCGGCCGGGCCTTCGCCGGCCGTCGCGACCAGGTGGTGATCGCCACCAAGTGGGGCAACACCTTCGACGAGACCACCGGCGAGGCCACCGGCCAGGACGCCACCCCGGCCTACCTGCGCACCGCTGTCGAGGGCAGCCTGCGCCGCCTCGGCACCGACTACCTCGACCTCTACCAGTTCCACATCTCCGACGCCCCGTTGGCCACCGCCCTCGACCTGGTCGACACCCTCGAGGAGTTGGTGGAAGCGGGCAAGATCCGCGCCTACGCCTGGTCCACCGACGACGCCGCCAACGCCGCCGGTTTCGCCGAGGCGGCCCCTGGCTGCGCGGCGATCCAGCACGACTGCTCGGTGCTCAACCCGGCGCCGGAGATGGTGGCGGTGGTGGAGGCGTCGGGCCTGGCCTCCGTCGCGCGCGGCCCGCTGGCTATGGGCCTGCTCTCCGGCAAGTACCACGGCGGCCGCCGGGTGGCCTCCGACGACGTCCGCGCCCAGGGCCACCGGTGGATCCCCTACTTCGGCCAGGACGGCGCGGGCGATCCGGAGTGGCTGTCCCGCATCGACGCCGTCCGCGAGGTGCTGACCGGCAACGGCCGCACCCTCGCGCAGGGCGCTCTGGCCTGGCTGCTGGCCCGCACCGACGCCGTCATCCCCATCCCCGGCTGCCGCACCGTCGCCCAGGTCGAGGACAACCTCGGTACTCTCGCCCACGGCCCGCTGCCCGCAGTCGAGTTCGCCGAGGTCGAGGCCCTGCTGCGCTAG
- a CDS encoding SpoIIE family protein phosphatase — MVRTGADQEHPDPDPRPDDGRSFSALLEESAEDLYENAPCGYLSTLLDGRIVKINTTLLNWLGQQQADLVGRRTFSDLLTVGGRLYHETHFAPLLRMQGEISGIALELKAADGRRIPVLVTSTVKSDSDGQPLLIRTTVFDARDRRAYEEELLRAHRESERERERLRQLTATLQQTLLPPVLASVPGLDVAAHYHIASIDEVGGDFYDLFPLTGGTWGLFLGDVCGKGAAAAAVTSLARYTLRAAAVYDPDPAAVLGNLNTVLNHQYNGDDPRFCTVLFGVLTPEGDRGAFRITLAGGGHPPALLMRADGTADFLPTPGGQLVGVLPDARIVTTTVRLDPGDTLLLHTDGLTDARTAATGSDRYGDDALLAFGRALAPTTAEHTVTAIRALLDTLGAGVDDDTAVLAVSVAPLTRPEEQP; from the coding sequence ATGGTCCGCACCGGCGCCGACCAGGAGCACCCCGATCCCGACCCGCGCCCGGACGACGGCCGAAGCTTCTCCGCGCTGCTGGAGGAGAGCGCCGAGGACCTGTACGAGAACGCTCCGTGCGGGTACCTGTCCACGCTGCTCGACGGGCGGATCGTCAAGATCAACACCACCCTCCTGAACTGGCTGGGCCAGCAGCAGGCAGACCTGGTGGGCCGGCGGACGTTCTCCGACCTCCTCACCGTCGGCGGCCGGCTCTACCACGAGACGCACTTCGCACCGCTGCTGCGCATGCAGGGCGAGATCAGCGGAATCGCCCTGGAACTGAAGGCTGCCGACGGCCGACGGATCCCGGTGCTGGTGACCTCGACCGTGAAGTCCGACAGCGACGGGCAGCCGCTGCTGATCCGCACCACCGTCTTCGACGCCCGCGACCGCCGCGCCTACGAGGAAGAACTGCTGCGGGCCCACCGGGAGTCGGAGCGCGAACGCGAACGCCTTCGGCAGCTGACCGCCACCCTCCAGCAGACGCTGCTGCCACCGGTCCTGGCGAGCGTGCCGGGCTTGGACGTGGCCGCGCACTACCACATCGCCTCCATCGACGAGGTCGGCGGCGACTTCTACGACCTGTTCCCGCTCACCGGCGGCACCTGGGGCCTGTTCCTGGGCGACGTGTGCGGCAAAGGCGCAGCGGCCGCGGCCGTCACCTCCCTGGCCCGCTACACCTTGCGTGCCGCCGCGGTCTACGATCCCGACCCGGCCGCCGTCCTGGGCAACCTGAACACCGTCCTCAACCATCAGTACAACGGCGACGACCCGCGGTTCTGCACCGTGCTCTTCGGCGTACTGACCCCCGAAGGCGACCGGGGCGCGTTCCGGATCACCCTGGCCGGCGGAGGTCACCCACCGGCCCTGCTGATGCGTGCCGACGGCACCGCGGATTTCCTGCCCACGCCCGGTGGGCAGCTCGTCGGCGTCCTTCCCGATGCACGCATAGTCACCACCACCGTCCGCCTCGATCCGGGCGACACCCTGCTCCTGCACACCGACGGCCTCACCGATGCCCGCACCGCCGCAACGGGGTCGGACCGTTACGGTGACGACGCTCTCCTCGCCTTCGGGCGCGCATTGGCCCCCACCACGGCCGAGCACACCGTCACCGCGATCCGCGCGCTCCTCGACACCCTGGGCGCCGGGGTGGACGACGACACCGCCGTCCTGGCCGTCAGCGTGGCGCCCCTCACCCGCCCTGAAGAGCAGCCGTGA
- a CDS encoding alpha/beta fold hydrolase — protein sequence MDVRRRNRVRVSGRQGGPVVVLAHGFGCDQNMWRLVVPALERHFTVVLFDHVGAGGSDLSAWSEQRYSSLDGYVEDVLEICRELDLGPVTFVGHSVSAMMGVLAAVRRPRYFTGLVLLAPSPCFIDDPATGYRGGFSAEDIQELLESLDANYLGWSGAMAPVIMGNPERPELGEELTNSFCATDPAIQRVFARVTFLSDNRADLSQVTVPTLVAQCSSDAIAPPEVGPYVRSRIEGSRLVTLNATGHCPQLSAPEETAEAITAFVRGLR from the coding sequence ATGGACGTGCGACGCAGGAACCGGGTGAGGGTGTCCGGCCGGCAGGGCGGGCCGGTGGTGGTCCTGGCCCACGGGTTCGGGTGCGACCAGAACATGTGGCGCCTGGTGGTGCCTGCCCTGGAACGGCACTTCACGGTGGTGCTCTTCGACCATGTGGGCGCCGGCGGCTCGGACCTGTCGGCCTGGAGCGAGCAGCGGTACTCCAGCCTCGACGGCTACGTGGAGGACGTGCTGGAGATCTGCCGTGAGCTGGATCTGGGCCCGGTGACCTTCGTGGGGCACTCGGTGAGCGCCATGATGGGGGTGCTGGCCGCCGTCCGCCGCCCCCGGTACTTCACGGGCCTGGTCCTGCTCGCTCCCTCACCGTGCTTCATCGACGACCCGGCCACCGGTTACCGGGGCGGGTTCAGTGCAGAGGACATCCAGGAGCTCCTCGAATCCCTGGACGCGAACTATCTCGGCTGGTCGGGCGCGATGGCGCCGGTCATCATGGGCAACCCGGAGCGCCCGGAGCTGGGCGAGGAGCTGACGAACAGCTTCTGCGCCACCGATCCGGCGATCCAGCGGGTCTTCGCCCGCGTGACCTTCCTGTCCGACAACCGCGCGGACCTGTCCCAGGTGACGGTGCCCACCCTGGTCGCCCAGTGCTCCAGCGACGCCATCGCCCCACCGGAGGTCGGCCCCTACGTCCGGTCCCGGATCGAGGGCAGCCGGCTCGTCACCCTGAACGCCACCGGACACTGCCCGCAGCTCAGCGCCCCCGAGGAGACCGCCGAGGCGATCACCGCGTTCGTGCGAGGCCTGCGGTGA
- a CDS encoding DUF2000 domain-containing protein — MNVTAFLVSGLGTASPEVIGEPYEDADGTVYLPMFRQPVLVFHGTEETLTAAHNRAQSRSMHSSVFTSDLFGTGNDRDNRAAVRAVGKDQLDLVGIAVYGARNAVDKVLKGAQMHS, encoded by the coding sequence CTGAACGTGACCGCCTTCCTGGTCAGCGGTCTCGGCACGGCATCGCCCGAGGTGATCGGCGAACCGTACGAGGACGCCGACGGGACCGTGTACCTGCCGATGTTCCGCCAGCCCGTGCTGGTCTTCCATGGAACGGAGGAAACGCTGACCGCCGCGCACAACCGTGCGCAGTCCCGCTCGATGCACAGTTCCGTGTTCACCTCGGACCTCTTCGGCACGGGCAACGACCGGGACAACCGGGCGGCGGTGCGAGCCGTGGGCAAGGACCAGCTCGATCTGGTGGGGATTGCTGTGTACGGGGCGCGCAACGCGGTCGACAAGGTTCTGAAGGGCGCGCAGATGCACTCCTGA
- a CDS encoding DUF4235 domain-containing protein: MVRILYKPLGLLFGALGGLVASSVFKRLWALLGHEDDAPQATDRDRTWREVLMAAALQGAVFALVRAAIDRGGAVGTRRLTGTWPD; encoded by the coding sequence ATGGTCAGGATCCTCTACAAGCCGCTCGGGCTGTTGTTCGGCGCTCTCGGCGGGCTGGTCGCGAGCAGTGTCTTCAAACGCCTGTGGGCACTCCTCGGGCACGAGGACGACGCCCCGCAGGCCACCGACCGGGACCGCACCTGGCGCGAGGTACTCATGGCCGCGGCCCTGCAAGGGGCGGTCTTCGCCCTGGTCAGGGCCGCGATCGACCGCGGCGGCGCCGTCGGCACCCGCCGTCTGACGGGTACCTGGCCCGACTGA
- a CDS encoding mycothione reductase: MRHHDLVVLGAGSGNAVIDERFAGLDVAVVNEGPFGGTCLNRGCIPSKMLAHTAEVADTVREAGRFDVDATLDGVRWTAVRDRVFGRLDQEAADGERARRRSGHVTVHRGRARFTGERTLVVEGDGGEVRFSAGQVVVAVGSRPVVPPPVRDSGLPYETSDTVMRLPAPPRHLAVLGGGYIAAELAQVFHSAGSRITVVEKEETLLSAQDEAVSAAYTRIARSRFDVRTGVALNRLEGEPGRLRLLLDDGSVVEADTLLVAVGRTPNSDTLDADRAGIALHDDGRIVVDSRQRTTAPGVFALGDVCTPVPLKHVANREAQVVAHNLLHPGDLTATSYEAVPAAVFTRPQIAQVGRTERECRDEGLSYRTATRRYADVAYGWALEDTTGFCKVIADPGTRRLLGAHILGPQASTLIQPLVLAMSLGIDAPTLAGSPYWIHPALTEVVANALLDLDL, translated from the coding sequence ATGCGACATCATGATCTTGTCGTCCTGGGAGCCGGCTCCGGAAACGCGGTGATCGACGAGCGCTTCGCCGGCCTGGACGTCGCCGTCGTCAACGAGGGGCCCTTCGGCGGGACCTGCCTGAACCGGGGCTGCATTCCCAGCAAGATGCTCGCCCACACCGCGGAGGTCGCGGACACCGTGCGCGAGGCGGGCCGCTTCGACGTGGACGCCACCCTGGACGGCGTGCGCTGGACGGCGGTGCGCGACCGGGTCTTCGGGCGGCTCGACCAGGAGGCGGCCGACGGCGAGCGGGCCCGGCGCCGCTCCGGTCATGTCACCGTCCATCGCGGCCGGGCCCGCTTCACCGGGGAGCGCACGCTGGTGGTGGAGGGCGACGGGGGCGAGGTCCGGTTCAGCGCGGGGCAGGTCGTGGTGGCGGTCGGCAGCCGTCCCGTCGTCCCGCCGCCGGTGCGCGACAGCGGTCTGCCGTACGAGACCTCCGACACCGTGATGCGGCTGCCCGCCCCGCCCCGGCACCTGGCCGTGCTCGGCGGCGGGTACATCGCCGCCGAACTGGCCCAGGTCTTCCACTCGGCCGGCAGCCGGATCACGGTCGTCGAGAAGGAGGAGACGCTGCTCTCCGCCCAGGACGAGGCGGTGTCCGCGGCGTACACCCGCATCGCCCGCTCCCGCTTCGACGTCCGCACCGGAGTCGCGCTCAACCGGCTCGAAGGGGAGCCGGGGCGCCTGCGCCTGCTCCTGGACGACGGCTCCGTGGTCGAGGCCGACACCCTGCTCGTCGCGGTGGGCCGCACCCCCAACAGCGACACCCTCGACGCCGACCGGGCCGGCATCGCCCTGCACGACGACGGGCGCATCGTCGTGGACAGCCGGCAACGGACCACCGCGCCGGGCGTCTTCGCGCTCGGCGACGTGTGCACCCCCGTGCCGCTCAAGCACGTGGCGAACCGGGAGGCGCAGGTGGTCGCGCACAACCTGCTGCACCCCGGCGACCTGACCGCCACCAGCTACGAGGCCGTCCCCGCCGCGGTCTTCACCCGCCCGCAGATCGCCCAGGTCGGCCGTACCGAGCGGGAATGCCGGGACGAGGGGTTGAGCTACCGGACCGCCACCCGCCGGTACGCGGACGTCGCCTACGGATGGGCGCTGGAGGACACCACCGGTTTCTGCAAGGTGATCGCCGACCCGGGCACCCGCCGCCTGCTGGGCGCGCACATCCTCGGCCCGCAGGCGTCCACCCTGATCCAGCCGCTGGTCCTCGCGATGAGCCTGGGCATCGACGCGCCCACCCTGGCCGGGAGCCCGTACTGGATCCATCCCGCCCTGACCGAGGTGGTGGCCAACGCTCTGCTCGACCTGGACCTCTGA
- a CDS encoding CYTH and CHAD domain-containing protein, producing the protein MGTVHQEVERKYDGRPRRLQALTVLPEISEITEQETEDLDAVYYDTPDLRLLASGCTLRRRTGGHDAGWHLKVPCDDGGRTEFALPPDAGAGDGPPEEFTLRTRATSRGARLHPVARLHTRRARALLVDADGRPLAELAHDEVSAQVLDAVPGGQGRAQEQEQAGPDAGAAVWTETEVELVRGPRDLLDAVDQVLRDQGLRPAATSTKLGRLLADRLPPGPRRAVPAAGSVGEALTAYLRAQTARIRALDPAVRLDEPDSVHRMRVAVRRLRSALTAHHRLLERSAVEDLAEELRWLGHVLGEARDAEVLGDHLTTQADALPPEARPDRVAARIEAWFGERYAEAHRKAVRSMDSRRYYAVLDALAEIDTAPPLRGKAGRGRAEVRRALRREKRRTGRRLGRALERPPGDERDQALHRARKAAKRARYTAESVAPLAGSAGRHYGKRMKKIQKALGAYQDGVVAEKEMLPLGAAAGGTEGAFGLGMLCAMQRQGAGAHLDQARHHWDRLDRA; encoded by the coding sequence ATGGGGACAGTTCATCAGGAAGTCGAGCGGAAGTACGACGGTCGGCCCAGGCGACTGCAGGCGTTGACGGTGCTCCCGGAGATCAGCGAGATCACCGAGCAGGAGACGGAGGACCTGGACGCGGTCTACTACGACACCCCGGATCTGCGGCTCCTGGCGTCAGGCTGCACACTGCGACGGCGTACCGGCGGCCACGACGCGGGCTGGCACCTGAAGGTCCCGTGCGACGACGGTGGGCGGACCGAGTTCGCCCTGCCGCCGGACGCCGGGGCCGGCGACGGCCCGCCCGAGGAATTCACCCTCCGAACCCGCGCCACGTCGCGGGGTGCGAGGCTCCACCCGGTGGCCCGTCTGCACACCCGGCGGGCCCGGGCGCTGCTGGTGGACGCGGACGGCCGGCCCCTGGCGGAACTCGCGCACGACGAGGTGTCCGCGCAGGTGCTCGACGCCGTCCCGGGCGGGCAGGGCCGTGCGCAGGAGCAGGAGCAGGCCGGTCCGGACGCCGGGGCCGCCGTGTGGACCGAGACCGAGGTGGAACTCGTGCGAGGTCCGCGCGATCTCCTCGACGCCGTGGACCAGGTGCTGCGGGACCAGGGACTCCGCCCGGCGGCGACGTCCACCAAGCTCGGCCGGCTTCTCGCCGACCGCCTGCCGCCGGGTCCGCGGCGGGCCGTACCTGCGGCTGGGTCCGTCGGCGAGGCACTGACCGCCTACCTGCGGGCACAGACGGCCCGCATCCGCGCACTGGACCCGGCCGTCCGCCTCGACGAACCCGACTCGGTGCACCGGATGCGGGTCGCCGTCCGACGGCTGCGCAGCGCCCTCACCGCCCACCACCGGCTCCTCGAACGCTCGGCCGTGGAGGACCTGGCGGAGGAACTTCGCTGGCTCGGCCACGTCCTGGGGGAGGCCCGCGACGCCGAGGTGCTGGGCGACCACCTGACCACCCAGGCCGACGCCCTGCCGCCCGAGGCCCGGCCCGACCGGGTCGCCGCCCGCATCGAAGCGTGGTTCGGCGAACGGTACGCCGAGGCCCACCGCAAGGCCGTCCGCAGCATGGACAGCCGCCGCTACTACGCCGTCCTGGACGCCCTGGCCGAGATCGACACGGCGCCGCCCCTGCGGGGGAAGGCCGGCCGGGGCCGCGCGGAAGTGCGCCGGGCGCTGCGGCGGGAGAAGCGGCGTACCGGGCGGCGGCTGGGCCGGGCCCTGGAGCGGCCGCCGGGGGACGAGCGGGACCAGGCCCTGCACCGTGCCCGCAAGGCTGCCAAGCGGGCCCGCTACACCGCGGAGAGCGTGGCACCGCTCGCCGGCTCGGCGGGCCGTCACTACGGCAAGCGGATGAAGAAGATCCAGAAGGCGCTCGGGGCGTACCAGGACGGCGTTGTCGCCGAGAAGGAGATGCTGCCGCTGGGCGCGGCGGCGGGCGGCACCGAGGGAGCGTTCGGGCTCGGCATGCTCTGCGCGATGCAGCGGCAGGGAGCCGGCGCCCACCTCGACCAGGCGCGGCACCACTGGGACCGCCTCGACCGCGCGTAG